GATGTTCAATCTGCATGGATTCGACGACCTGAGTGAAATCAGTGTGTTGTCCTTTGATACGGATAGTATCTCCGACCGCCAGTGGAGCGTTGATCGCCTTGAGAACCGCAACACCGATGCGGCCGAAGTAGTGGGTGATTACTCCAACTTTTGTTTCCGGCATTACTACCTCCTATGGATAAATCTTCTCAAGCATCCGGGCGAACGGAATCGTCTCGCGAATGTGACGCACGCCGCATATCCAGGCAACGGTTCGTTCGAGCCCTAGGCCGAATCCAGAATGGGGAAACGAACCAAATCGCCGCACGTCAAGATACCACTCGAAAGCCTCGCGCGGAAGCCCGTATTCCCTAATTCGTTTCTCAAGCTCGTTGATGTCATCCTCGCGCTGACCGCCGCCGATGATCTCACCGTAACCTTCGGGCGCAATCATGTCCATTGCGAGCGCCAAGGTCGGGTTCTCTGCGTCACGTTTCATGTAGAAAGCCTTGTTGGCGGCCGGATAGTGGTGAATCAACACCGGCCGGTCATGACTCTCACCAATAACCGTCTCCTCATCGCCACCAAAGTCGTCCCCGGGTTTCACGTCTTTACCCTTTTGCCGTAGAAGCTTGACCGCCTCGGCATACGAAATCCGGACGAAAGGTTTTCGGACTGCTTCCAGTTTCGCAATATCCCGTTCCAGAGTCGCAAGTTCAGGCCGACAGCGGTCCAGCACGCGTGCCACTATGTCGGCGACAAGGTCCTCAGCCAAGTCCATCGCACCGGCAAGGTCGCAGAAAGCCATTTCTGGTTCCAGCATCCAGAACTCGGTCAGGTGTCGTCGGGTCTTGGATTTCTCGGCGCGGAATGTCGGACCGAAGCAGTAGGTCCGGCGTACCGCGGCCGCGAGCGGCTCGTTGTAAAGCTGGCCGGACTGGGTGAGAAAAACAGGCTCGCCGTAGTAGTCAACATTGAACAGCGTAGTCGTACCCTCGCAAGCTGCCGGGGTAAGAATCGGAGTATCGCACAGGACAAATCCGGCATTGTCAAGGAAGTCGCGGCAGGCCTTGATGACTGCAGAGCGGATACGAAGAATCGCGACCTGGCGCGGGGAACGAATCCACAGGTGACGATGCTTCATTAGAAAGTCAACGCCGTGTTCCTTGGGCGTTATCGGGAATGGTTCGGCCAGGTGAATGAGCTTGAGGTCGGTTGCGGTCAGCTCGTATCCACCGGGCGCGCGCTTGTCCTCGCGCACCGTACCGCTGACCTCGACCGTTGATTCCTGCGTGACCGAGTCGGCGAGCTCGAAGGCCGGTTCTGGAACTGCACCTTTGACAAATACACACTGGATGACACCGGTGCCGTCACGCAGCAGCACAAACCTTATCTTGCCGGACGAGCGCGTATTGTAAACCCAGCCTTTGAGCGTTACAGTATCTCCGGCGTATCGGGCAATGCGGCTAATCAGTGGTTCCTGTTCCACCGTCGGATTCTAGTTTTGCTGCCGGACGTGTCAAGCATGCAGCCGGCGAAGCCAGTCTTGTTTCTGTAATCCCTGTTAGATGATTTCTGGCTGAAGTCGGCCGACGTTGTGATGAGACAGAACCAGGGAAGACAGTCAATTGTCCTGCGGCCCTGTCTTACATGCGACTACCTCGGTCCTGCGCCGCGATTGGAGCCGGAAGTTTCGTCTTGTCCGACCCTCCAGCAGTGAAATCGGGTGTGCTTGACAAGACATTGTGCGGGGATATTCTATTGTCAAATGTGGCCCCTGCGGGAACAGTCCAGCCTTCACATGGGAGGCAAGCCTGAGTGGCGGCATTCCTGCAGCGCAGCCAAAGCAAGGTTTCTCAAACGAAAGGAGACAGCAGTATGAAAGCAGGAATGGTGCTCGCCGTAGCCTTTCTGGTTGCGGCCGCGTTCGCCGTCCCTGGTCTGACGGCAACCGGCCCGACTGAGACAGGACCAACGGCAGACGTCATCGGCAGCCCGCAGGAGCACACGCGCGCGCCGATCGAGATAGACGGCTTCACTTACACAGTTGAGTGGGCATTCGGCATCGGACAACAGGGATGCGTGGGTGTGACCGGTGTCCAGGATACCCTGGTCTGGGTTTCCTCGGGCGGAGTCTCAGGTGGGACCACAGACACGAACTGGATTCTTGTGTTCGATGCGAGAACCAGGGTGCTCTTGGACTCGTTCAAGCAGTACGTGCAGGCCGGGTACAACTGGGGCTACCGAGACATGTACTATGACCGGGCCGAGAATGCGGTCTATGCCGGGTGCGAAAACAACCGGATGGACAAGATCAATGCCACGACGCGTGCCCTGATTGCGACCTATACGCTGACCGGAAGCCCAACTCCCAGCATCGTCCGGGGCATTACCGGCGACGGCGACTCGCTGTATGTGTCTAACTTCGGCACAACCATCATCAAGTGCTCGAAGACCGGCACAAACTGTCATACGGTTGCGCCAGCCGGACACAGCGGGATTTACGGCTTGGGGTTGGCAAAGAACGAAGGCCAGGTATATGCATCTACCGCGTCGTATGATTACTCTTGCTTACGCTACAACTATCCGGCCTGGACCTTGCGCGATACGACCCTGATTACCCAGATTACAGGCGGGACGATGGGTGGCTGTGAGATGTTCCGCGGCGACACGTTCCTACTCGTGCTTGGTCAGATGACGCAGGACTCAGTGTTCTGTCTGCGCCGGATTGCCGGGGTGGCAAATGACGTTGGTGTCAGCACGGTACTATCACCGCCGAGCGCAATGACTCCGGGCACGATTGCACCCAAGGCACAACTTCGTAACTTCGGGACTGCAGCGCAGACCGGGTTCCCGGTGAGCTGCTGGATTGATTCGGGCGCGACCAGGGTGTATAACCAGACCGTAACTTACACCGGTTCGCTACCAGGTGGCGGTATTGATTCGGTTGCGTTCCCGAACTGGACTTCGGGACCGGCCGGTGCGCAGTACAGGGTGACGATGTTCACGAGCCTGCCGGGCGACCAGAACCAGGCAAACGATACCTCGTTCAGGAATGTGACGATTTCCGGTGCGGTGTTCAGCGAGACGATTCACGTGCGTCGAATCGCAACCGATGCGCCGACAATTGACGGCGTCATCAGTCCGGGCGAGTGGGCCGCCTCGGTGTGGTACGACATATCAGACCTTGCGAACCGTGGCGGATCCGGTGCGAGACCTGCAGGCAGCGTGTACATGTATTTTCTGTATGACTCGTCGCCCGGGTTCATCTACATGGCGTGCGATGTGCCACCGGTTGCGACCCGTACCAACTACGACCAGTTTGGGCCGTATGTTGACGAGGACCACAGCCATACATGGTCAACCGACTCCAGCGAGGGCAATCACTGGGTTGAATATGTGAGTGCGGACTCGGTTGTGTACCGGGCGCTTCTCAACACGGTACCTAATGTGTGGCGCATGCCGGGTCAGTGTCCGGGCGCAGTGAGCGCGAGTGGCACGACGAGCGGTCACCTGCAGATTGAGGCGAAAATCCAGTTGGGCGCACTCAAGGGTGATTTGACGGTTGATGTCGGTGATACGGTCGGATACTTCATGTACATGGCCCAGGCAGGCAGTGTGTTCTGGGGCTGGTGGCCGCAGAGTCTTCTGATGGCCAACTGGGCTAATCCGGCCTATTATGGCCACATGATTTTCGACGCCAGTATCGTCGGTGCAGAAGAGCGGCCCCAGGGCACGCTGTTCGCGCTTGAGAAAGTCGCACCGACGCTTGTGCGCGAGTCGGGCCGCATCAGCTACTATGTCGGAACACGAGCGAACACCTCGCTGTGTGTATACGATGAAGCAGGTAAGCTGGTACGCACACTGGCCCAAGGCGTGACCGAGCCTGGTACCAAGACCGTGGTATGGGACCGTACGGACAACGCCGGAGCCAGGGTTGCTGCCGGAACCTACTTCTACCGTCTGGTTGTTGACGGCAAGCCGGTCTCGGCCAAGACAATCCTGCTCGACTAAGTTCCGCGTCTGACCTCGCTGGGCCGCCCTTCGGGGCGGCCCAGCTATACGAGGCGCAGAGCAAGTTCAGGAGCTCGGCCCGGTCAACCGGGCCGAGCTCGCAAAGCTCCAGCGACAGGAATCGAACCTGTAACCCTCCGGTTAACAGCCGGATGCTCTGCCAGTTGAGCTACGCTGGAATCTACAATTGTCGCTAGATGTTATCCGCTATGCTGCGAGTGTCAACATCAGCCGGATTCTAGCGGACCAAGCAGAACTTGCTGACTGCGCTACCGTAGGTGGTGTTCAAGACCGCAAGATACAGGCCGGATGAAACCGGTTCGCCTGAGGCATTGTTGCCGTCCCAGAATGCGCCAATCTGGTCCAGAGTCCTTACGTCTGAATAGCGGCCGGGCCGGGACATGGGTGTTACGTCGAGCTTCAGAGTATCTATGAGCGTGCCCGAAGTGGAGAATATCGAGATGCTCGCTTCAGGAGATGGCCGGGTGAGATTGATGGCAAAGTAGAGCTTCAAGTTGGTTCCGGCCAGAAAGGGATTGGGAAAAGGAACAAGCTCATCCTGCCGGGTTGGGCTGACTCCGGACGCGGGCGGGAATACTCTGAATGCCGAGTCCACCTGTGGTACACCGAATCCGACAGTGCAGTTTGGAACTGACCGGGTAGCAGTTGCGAAAAGCGCAGCCAGCAGCGAGTCAGCCGACCAGGTCGGGTGGGCTTCTTTCAGAAGCGCACAGGCGCCGGCGATGAGCGCGGTTGCGCACGAAGTTCCTACCGAACCTTCAAGGCCTGATACCGAGTCCGGGGCCACGACGGCAACTGTGTCGGATAGAGCGACAAGCTCGGGTTTGATCCGGCCGTCCGCGGTCGGACCGGTGCCGGTGCCACGCCAGGGCAGGAGATTGCGCTCGACTCCGCCGGCAGC
This genomic interval from candidate division WOR-3 bacterium contains the following:
- the asnS gene encoding asparagine--tRNA ligase, encoding MEQEPLISRIARYAGDTVTLKGWVYNTRSSGKIRFVLLRDGTGVIQCVFVKGAVPEPAFELADSVTQESTVEVSGTVREDKRAPGGYELTATDLKLIHLAEPFPITPKEHGVDFLMKHRHLWIRSPRQVAILRIRSAVIKACRDFLDNAGFVLCDTPILTPAACEGTTTLFNVDYYGEPVFLTQSGQLYNEPLAAAVRRTYCFGPTFRAEKSKTRRHLTEFWMLEPEMAFCDLAGAMDLAEDLVADIVARVLDRCRPELATLERDIAKLEAVRKPFVRISYAEAVKLLRQKGKDVKPGDDFGGDEETVIGESHDRPVLIHHYPAANKAFYMKRDAENPTLALAMDMIAPEGYGEIIGGGQREDDINELEKRIREYGLPREAFEWYLDVRRFGSFPHSGFGLGLERTVAWICGVRHIRETIPFARMLEKIYP
- a CDS encoding FlgD immunoglobulin-like domain containing protein, whose protein sequence is MKAGMVLAVAFLVAAAFAVPGLTATGPTETGPTADVIGSPQEHTRAPIEIDGFTYTVEWAFGIGQQGCVGVTGVQDTLVWVSSGGVSGGTTDTNWILVFDARTRVLLDSFKQYVQAGYNWGYRDMYYDRAENAVYAGCENNRMDKINATTRALIATYTLTGSPTPSIVRGITGDGDSLYVSNFGTTIIKCSKTGTNCHTVAPAGHSGIYGLGLAKNEGQVYASTASYDYSCLRYNYPAWTLRDTTLITQITGGTMGGCEMFRGDTFLLVLGQMTQDSVFCLRRIAGVANDVGVSTVLSPPSAMTPGTIAPKAQLRNFGTAAQTGFPVSCWIDSGATRVYNQTVTYTGSLPGGGIDSVAFPNWTSGPAGAQYRVTMFTSLPGDQNQANDTSFRNVTISGAVFSETIHVRRIATDAPTIDGVISPGEWAASVWYDISDLANRGGSGARPAGSVYMYFLYDSSPGFIYMACDVPPVATRTNYDQFGPYVDEDHSHTWSTDSSEGNHWVEYVSADSVVYRALLNTVPNVWRMPGQCPGAVSASGTTSGHLQIEAKIQLGALKGDLTVDVGDTVGYFMYMAQAGSVFWGWWPQSLLMANWANPAYYGHMIFDASIVGAEERPQGTLFALEKVAPTLVRESGRISYYVGTRANTSLCVYDEAGKLVRTLAQGVTEPGTKTVVWDRTDNAGARVAAGTYFYRLVVDGKPVSAKTILLD